From the genome of Leptodactylus fuscus isolate aLepFus1 chromosome 1, aLepFus1.hap2, whole genome shotgun sequence, one region includes:
- the LOC142189616 gene encoding olfactory receptor 13G1-like, whose translation MNETSSMQFLLVGLSHYPYLQPLFFTIFFMIYLMAFTGNILITVVISVDPRLHTPMYFFLVNLSVLDICCTTAAIPKMLQILIVDKKEISYSACISQLYLFAAALSTELILLTVMAYDRYVAICFPLRYKTIMNRTACACLAGTAWILGSVNSMTHTCLILKLSFKETNIIDHFFCEIPPVLKLSISDTYVNNVVIVAADVLLGMMCFLLIIISYIYIISTIMKIKSAEKKKKAFSTCASHLTVVTIFYGGVIYTYVRPAFSKHLEADKIVSALYAIASPVLNPVIYSLRNKEVINAINKTFARKS comes from the coding sequence ATGAATGAGACTTCGTCCATGCAATTCCTCCTTGTAGGCTTGTCCCACTATCCATATCTCCAGCCTCTCTTCTTTACAATATTCTTCATGATCTATTTGATGGCATTTACTGGAAATATCCTGATAACTGTAGTTATTAGCGTCGATCCTCGACTTCATACTCCAATGTATTTCTTTCTTGTTAATCTTTCAGTCTTAGATATTTGTTGCACAACTGCCGCTATCCCTAAGATGCTCCAGATACTTATTGTAGATAAGAAGGAGATCTCTTACTCTGCCTGCATTTCCCAGTTATATCTTTTTGCTGCTGCTCTGAGTACTGAACTGATTCTTCTGACAGTCATGGcttatgacagatatgtggcaaTCTGTTTTCCTTTACGTTACAAGACAATAATGAACAGAACAGCCTGCGCATGCTTGGCTGGCACTGCCTGGATCCTGGGTTCGGTGAACTCAATGACACACACATGTCTTATATTGAAACTCTCTTTTAAGGAAACCAATATCATTGATCACTTTTTCTGTGAGATTCCACCAGTACTCAAATTGTCAATTTCTGACACATACGTGAATAACGTTGTCATCGTGGCTGCTGATGTACTCCTAGGAATGATGTGCttcttattaattattatttcatatatttatattatttccaCAATTATGAAAATTAAATCTGCAGAGAAGAAAAAGAAGGCCTTCTCCACCTGTGCATCTCATCTCACAGTAGTGACTATTTTCTATGGTGGTGTGATCTATACATACGTACGACCTGCATTCAGCAAACACTTGGAGGCTGACAAAATTGTATCTGCTCTTTATGCCATAGCATCTCCAGTGTTAAACCCTGTTATATATAGCTTGAGAAACAAAGAGGTGATCAATGCTATCAATAAAACATTTGCCAGAAAATCATAA
- the LOC142189617 gene encoding olfactory receptor 13G1-like: protein MNETSSMQFLLVGLSHYPYLQPLFFTIFFMIYLMAFTGNILITVVISVDPRLHTPMYFFLVNLSVLDICCTTAAIPKMLQILIVEKKEISYSACISQLYLFTAALSTELILLTVMAYDRYVAICFPLRYKTIMNRTACACLAGTAWILGSVNSMTHTCLILKLSFKEINIIDHFFCEIPPVLKLANSNTYVNDVVIVASDVLLGMICFMLTVISYTYIITTIMKIKSAEKKKKAFSTCASHLTVVTIFYGGVIYTYVRPAFSKHLEADKVVSALYAIASPVLNPVIYSLRNKEVINAINKTFARKKSWLK, encoded by the coding sequence ATGAATGAGACTTCGTCCATGCAATTCCTCCTTGTAGGCTTGTCCCACTATCCATATCTCCAGCCTCTCTTCTTTACAATATTCTTCATGATCTATTTGATGGCATTTACTGGAAATATCCTGATAACTGTAGTTATTAGCGTCGATCCTCGACTTCATACTCCAATGTATTTCTTTCTTGTTAATCTTTCAGTCTTAGATATTTGTTGCACAACTGCCGCTATCCCTAAGATGCTCCAGATACTTATTGTAGAGAAGAAGGAGATCTCTTACTCTGCCTGCATTTCCCAGTTATATCTCTTTACAGCTGCTCTGAGTACTGAACTGATTCTTCTGACAGTCATGGcttatgacagatatgtggcaaTCTGTTTTCCTTTACGTTACAAGACAATAATGAACAGAACAGCCTGCGCATGCTTGGCTGGCACTGCCTGGATCCTGGGTTCGGTGAACTCAATGACACACACATGTCTTATATTGAAACTCTCTTTTAAGGAAATTAATATCATTGATCACTTTTTCTGTGAGATTCCACCTGTACTAAAGTTGGCTAATTCTAACACATATGTCAATGATGTTGTTATTGTGGCATCTGATGTACTGCTGGGAATGATATGTTTCATGCTGACTGttatatcatatacatatataattacaaCAATTATGAAAATTAAATCTGCAGAGAAGAAAAAGAAGGCCTTCTCCACCTGTGCATCTCATCTCACAGTAGTGACTATTTTCTATGGTGGTGTGATCTATACATACGTACGACCTGCATTCAGCAAACACTTGGAAGCTGACAAAGTTGTATCTGCTCTTTATGCCATAGCATCTCCAGTGTTAAACCCTGTTATATATAGCTTGAGAAACAAAGAGGTGATCAATGCTATCAATAAAACATTTGCCAGAAAAAAATCCTGGCTAAAGTGA